A single region of the Theileria annulata chromosome 4, complete sequence, *** SEQUENCING IN PROGRESS *** genome encodes:
- a CDS encoding uncharacterized protein (Tap349h10.p1c.cand.154 - score = 13.48;~SMART pfam:TP6A_N (PF04406) at aa 19-92, E()=8.50e-05), whose product MTLYSLESYFISLLEDLINPNFSLNSSIILYYTRVILVLFHILRNLRSGTAISLRGIYYNCAHIFQSQQDSNQTIAEITQRTRLSRKDLLIISCPKSLIKGHLTISEIFNQHQIINSNCISIFQIVEKETVYHRLLKFGLIERLNKLNIIINIDINHVQLYFLEDFQVFPSNFTLLDYCTRELVHKIYQKSNNQFPFIILTDINPSGLNISLNFFRGPRKLSYYFPECGIENLYWMYFRSEERISGIKSVLTSRDLRIIENLIYELESENIFKNNNLEWIPNTPNLIHLKNTRKILEKFISEGFTYQLDDLEELEELVTESLNTLNDYSHLLIS is encoded by the exons atgacTTTGTATTCATTGGAATCTTACTTTATTTCACTTTTAGAAGATTTAATTAACCCAAAT TTTTCTTTGAATTCTTCCATTATTCTGTACTATACTAGGGTTATATTGGTTTTATTTCACATTTTGAGGAACTTGAGGAGTGGCACTGCCATATCTCTGAGGGGAATTTACTACAACTGTGCTCACATTTTCCAGAGTCAACAAGACTCAAACCAAACTATAGCTGAGATAACTCAGAGAACAAGACTTAGTAGGAAGGatttactaattatttctTGTCCCAAATCTTTGATTAAAGGCCATTTAACCATCTCTGAAATCTTCAATCAacatcaaattattaattcaaaTTGTATTTCCATTTTTCaa ATAGTGGAGAAAGAAACAGTATATCATAGATTATTAAAGTTTGGCTTGATTGAGAGGTTAAATAAGTTAAATATCATAATTAACATAGACATAAACCATGTGCAATTATACTTTCTAGAGGATTTCCAGGTTTTCCCCTCAAACTTTACATTATTAGACTACTGCACTAGGGAACTCGTACATAAAATATACCAAAAGTCTAATAACCAATTCccttttattattctaaCTGATATTAACCCTTCAGGATTAAATATTAGTCTCAATTTCTTTAGAGGACCCAGAAAACTTTCCTATT ATTTTCCGGAATGTGGAATAGAGAATTTGTATTGGATGTATTTTAGAAGTGAAGAGAGGATAAGTGGAATAAAAAGTGTATTAACTAGTAGAGATTTGAGAATAATAGAAAATCTAATTTATGAACTGGAGTCTGAAAATAtctttaaaaataataatttggagTGGATTCCTAACACACCcaatttaattcatttgaaAAACACAAG aaaaattttggaaaaattCATTTCCGAAGGTTTCACTTATCAATTGGATGATCTTGAGGAACTCGAGGAACTTGTTACAGAATCACTCAACACACTCAATGATTACTCTCATCTCCTTATATCGTGA
- a CDS encoding uncharacterized protein (Tap349h10.p1c.cand.154 - score = 13.48): protein MISYLSSFRVNKFLCSNSFVYYFNFLKRNNLSYFPVLHYRTLSLKSIQSFSTINFSKSLNSIQSINIAGCINHTFRIPNVVLTSGIANTKLTSNVREISTLKRRKFKIKKHKKKKRKKRWSRMSLIPWRPTPELKQIHRSPSKVRRIVKERRRRNKGNRTLRIPRQR, encoded by the coding sequence atgatttcatatttatcatctttTAGGGTTAATAAATTTCTGTGTTCAAATTcttttgtatattattttaattttctaaaacgtaataatttatcttaTTTTCCAGTTTTACATTATCGCACACTTTCACTCAAGTCCATTCAGTCATTCAGTACTATTAACTTCAGTAAGTCACTCAATTCCATCcaatcaattaatattgCTGGCTGTATAAATCACACATTTAGAATACCAAATGTAGTTTTAACTAGTGGAATCGCTAATACTAAATTAACAAGTAATGTTAGAGAAATAAGTACACTCAAGAGAaggaaatttaaaataaaaaagcACAAGAAGAAGAAGCGGAAGAAAAGATGGTCGAGGATGAGTTTGATTCCCTGGAGACCAACACCTGAGCTTAAACAGATCCACAGATCACCTTCAAAGGTAAGGAGAATAGTCAAGGAACGAAGAAGGAGAAATAAAGGCAATAGAACACTCAGGATACCAAGACAACGTTAA
- a CDS encoding DNA-binding chaperone, putative (Tap349h10.p1c.C.cand.73 - score = 49.97;~SMART DnaJ (SM00271) at aa 137-215, E()=7.52e-09; SANT (SM00717) at aa 521-573, E()=3.91e-07): protein MRLCNHSHNEGLKISPKSSKGTKTIEPAGFTFFLLKEWKLNINAKQIFEVDNSTKKEDFEFLDLNLEPVRAFSDFCQKYETSSFSYFYKLIWTRIILSDFPSSESESGDEEVSRKRDKKFKSIKTLGFVRNFIAKEKNAYELLNCTDSDETAKIKANYRRLVLLLHPDKGVVQKIPDDLKEYSDKYKVSNISKEEKSELFLLLQDAFTILSDPDMRLEYDSNLPFDEYIPTHEEAKRKDFFLLFGPVFQMNSRWSRVKPVPLLGTNESDDDYVEEFYEFWRCFETLRTFSHAAPHLLEDAESREEKRWMERENLKVQKKLIKKEQLRIQKLIDITQQYDPRLKRRQDRIRNEKLIKQKQAQEAKLLELKRIELEKEQQRLELEKLTEKIKFQKQITKKLRQHMRMIYQKCISLGEIGSTLEKLVTLDYDEMKKFSTQLYDILKLEFDFERCPDNEYLEDLKLLDPKLKELALSNNEEIELSQLFQQISLKINPNQSYNNTTTVEPTVTSTVGQSTGSKSDNMGEWTKEDLKRLSKGVEINPAGTPGRWNLIAKYVKTKTAPQCIEMSKLIANNSDITPYLYNSSNTNDGNTDSGNTNGSNVNGKCVASTSDTGVNNGVNMSGWSESQQTVSYRTNDFMIRRLKLHLRNIPRISTL from the exons ATGAGACTGTGTAACCATAGTCATAACGAAGGACTAAAGATCTCACCAAAATCTTCAAAAGGAACTAAAACTATCGAACCAGCAGGATTTACATTCTTCCTTCTCAAAGAATGGAAGCTCAATATTAACGCAAAAC AAATATTTGAGGTGGATAATAGTACGAAGAAGGAGgattttgaatttttagatttGAATTTGGAGCCAGTGAGAGCATTTTCTGACTTTTGCCAAAAGTATGAAACTTCCTCATTTTCTTACTTTTACAAGTTAATTTGGACTCGTATAATCCTATCAGACTTCCCGTCATCAGAGTCAGAGTCAGGGGATGAGGAAGTCAGTAGGAAGCGTGACAAGAAGTTTAAGAGTATAAAGACTTTGGGGTTTGTTCGGAACTTTATCGCAAAGGAGAAAAACGCATACGAACTACTGAACTGTACAGACTCGGATGAAACAGCTAAAATCAAAGCCAACTACAGACGTCTAGTACTTCTCCTACACCCGGACAAGGGTGTAGTTCAGAAAATACCAGACGACTTGAAAGAATATAGTGACAAGTACAAAGTCTCCAACATCTcaaaagaagaaaaatcCGAACTCTTTCTACTCCTTCAAGACGCTTTCACTATTCTTAGTG ATCCTGATATGAGACTTGAATATGATTCGAATTTACCATTTGATGAATATATTCCAACACATGAAGAAGCTAAAAGAAAGGATTTTTTTCTACTATTTGGACCAGTTTTTCAAATGAATTCAAG atGGTCAAGAGTTAAACCAGTTCCATTATTGGGTACTAATGAAAGTGATGATGATTATGTTGAGGAGTTTTATGAATTTTGGCGTTGTTTTGAGACACTTCGAACATTTAGTCATGCCGCTCCACATTTACTTGAAGATGCTGAGAGTAGAGAAGAAAAACGTTGGATGGAACgagaaaatttaaaagttcAAAAAAAACTCATTAAAAAAGAACAATTAAGAATACAAAAACTTATTGATATAACACAACAATA TGATCCTAGATTAAAGAGAAGACAAGATCGAATAAGAAAtgagaaattaataaaacagAAACAAGCACAAGAAGCTAAATTACTTGAATT GAAAAGAATTGAACTTGAAAAAGAACAACAACGTTTAGAACTTGAAAAACTTACcgaaaaaatcaaattccAAAAACAAATCACcaaaaaatt AAGACAGCATATGAGAATGATATATCAGAAATGTATAAGTTTGGGTGAGATTGGAAGTACATTGGAGAAGTTAGTAACTCTTGACTATGAtgaaatgaaaaaattcTCTACTCAATTGTATGATATTCTAAAACTTGAATTTGACTTTGAAAGATGCCCGGATAATGAATATCTGGAGGACCTAAAGTTATTAGACCCTAAACTTAAAGAATTGGCCTTAAGTAACaatgaagaaattgaaCTTTCACAACTATTCCAACAAATTTCACTCAAAATCAATCCAAACCAATCATACAATAATACCACAACAGTAGAGCCTACTGTAACTAGTACTGTAGGACAGTCTACGGGGAGTAAATCTGATAATATGGGTGAATGGACAAAGGAGGATTTGAAGAGATTATCAAAAGGAGTTGAGATAAATCCAGCTGGAACACCAGGACGTTGGAATCTGATTGCAAAGTATGTCAAGACCAAAACAGCACCTCAATGTATTGAAATGTCAAAACTCATCGCAAACAATTCTGATATCACACCATATCTTTACAACAGTAGTAATACTAATGATGGTAATACAGACAGTGGTAATACTAACGGTAGTAATGTCAATGGTAAATGTGTTGCCAGTACTAGTGATACTGGTGTTAATAATGGAGTAAACATGAGTGGTTGGAGTGAATCACAACAAACTGTAAGTTATAGGACTAATGACTTCATGATTAGGCGTTTGAAGCTGCACTTAAGAAATATCCCTCGCATATCGACCCTGTAG
- a CDS encoding uncharacterized protein (Tap349h10.p1c.C.cand.72 - score = 9.47;~Signal peptide predicted for TA08260 by SignalP 2.0 HMM (Signal peptide probability 0.982, signal anchor probability 0.000) with cleavage site probability 0.312 between residues 18 and 19), with protein sequence MIRLYTSVLIILIAICDTESSSALHRIFTFEDPYQNNTKQITRFDQDTREVLNDKPVGLQRTVLDLDFPERLGNRTVEKIYRVVQCLAKGNVEYLQKKIYKSLKVKLTPREPYNSGGGNCTNEVVLTLSPPGTINNNFHLSNHYRLHERKVTLNKTEAKTVEFQDVLNDGLLDMESFWLNFEIKGKCSKYLVVELLKPNNFDPLGNASDQSTNTLT encoded by the coding sequence ATGATAAGATTATACACAagtgtattaataatattaatcgCAATATGTGATACAGAATCGAGTAGTGCATTACATCGTATATTCACATTTGAAGATCCATATCAAAATAATACTAAACAAATAACACGATTTGATCAGGATACCAGGGAAgtattaaatgataaacCAGTTGGTTTACAAAGGACAGTTTTAGATCTTGATTTCCCCGAAAGATTAGGTAACCGTACAGTTGAAAAAATCTATAGAGTTGTACAATGTCTTGCCAAAGGTAATGTAGAATACCTTcaaaagaaaatttataaaagtTTAAAAGTCAAATTAACACCTAGAGAACCTTATAATAGTGGCGGTGGAAATTGTACTAATGAAGTGGTATTAACACTTAGTCCTCCTGGAaccattaataataattttcacCTTTCAAACCATTACAGATTACATGAACGAAAAGTTACTCTTAATAAAACGGAAGCTAAAACAGTTGAATTCCAAGATGTTCTCAATGACGGATTACTTGATATGGAATCATTCTGGctaaattttgaaattaaagGGAAATGCTCTAAATATCTAGTTGTAGAATTACTTAAacctaataattttgatcCGTTGGGTAACGCATCAGATCAATCAACAAATACATTAACTTAA
- a CDS encoding histone H2B, putative (Tap349h10.p1c.C.cand.71 - score = 11.93;~SMART H2B (SM00427) at aa 8-104, E()=4.65e-63), protein MVKKRVHKGKKKARSETYSTYIFKVLKQVHPDTGVSKKSMLVLNSFVTDTFEKLATEAGKLCKYNKKETLSSREVQTAVRLVLPGELAKHAVSEGTKAVTKFTGKHH, encoded by the coding sequence ATGGTAAAGAAGCGTGTGCATAAGGGAAAGAAGAAGGCCCGTTCTGAGACCTACAGCacttatatatttaagGTGCTGAAACAGGTACACCCAGATACAGGCGTTTCCAAGAAGTCGATGCTAGTGCTTAACTCGTTTGTGACTGACACCTTCGAGAAGCTCGCCACTGAGGCAGGCAAGCTCTGCAAGTATAACAAGAAGGAAACACTCAGCTCTCGTGAGGTTCAAACCGCTGTAAGGCTTGTTCTCCCCGGTGAACTCGCCAAACACGCCGTCTCAGAGGGCACTAAAGCCGTCACCAAATTCACAGGCAAACACCATTAA
- a CDS encoding uncharacterized protein (Tap349h10.p1c.cand.155 - score = 41.96) yields MMTWMIIDYIDGLSSIDDDSITNYLLIIKDENVLVQSSARNPHDFDDVDNYYDTFENLTPNFTNNKLNYTDDKLTELNDGKYESNDGNKVNFNPLKGFKRLILNRAESQDSINFLLKTQEEIFFEKCINYLKLLKKERKLIKSEQKQLKRENKKEKLTNSNTFEQGSKQVNSLVGSEFWSDYYKSLKNAFNQQKQQLGHLISEGCYNLDTQTLCTKCKYNHIKQCIDITNSKSTKPNLDNCLDITITHKKTNKVIDSFSVNLTPETDNKGITKFVNNIKISVKSNLGGTMDTYDLTNTDNTTVNMVDNPEINSTNKTTEFNLNDYYMDQPDNETSSEDVNSEPDMNSEVSDLLESGIKLHAFKINNRGVNLPLFLNIGNPDSVYSGQGFVSSDSIGLFKIAVVEAVEPKKTLLDKVRNAIPFELNNSNCPCKCTNQNSCKPFTTSTILQNYRSDGVSNDGVGVFNSLIKSIMKFTGIPLLNTNNTNVSEIVNENVCLFHRNLITEVDRKRFGKDVYCRMKYFGSVSSDKPVRVLDHTLTIGSRVSSFFNGLYQQLLCVSGEDPPEDCEHLKHKYTFIIRSLKGKRYGRNFTILNTTSGEHLCLDLLTHELRFARENHFSKLFVPAIFKILPLKTVVSGVITDAFNCYYTYYRVVSSAGKRFKLANKVFNLDHEDNEDQSEVKRELLCPNNLSTTDQFINIST; encoded by the exons ATGATGACATGGATGATTATTGATTATATTGATGGTTTAAGTAGTATTGACGATGATTCCATTACAAA ttatttattaattatcaA GGATGAAAATGTCTTAGTGCAGAGTAGTGCTAGGAATCCGCACGATTTTGACGATGTCGACAATTATTATGACACATTCGAAAATTTAACACCAAACTTTAcaaacaataaattaaattacacAGACGATAAATTAACAGAGTTAAATGATGGTAAATATGAGTCGAATGACGGTAATAAGGTAAATTTTAACCCTTTGAAAGGGTTTAAAaggttaattttaaatcgAGCTGAATCTCAAGACTCGATTAACTTTTTACTAAAAACTCAAGAAGAAATTTTCTTCGAAAAgtgtattaattatttgaaacTGCTCAAAAAGGAGCGGAAACTGATTAAATCAGAGCAGAAACAGCTTAAaagagaaaataaaaaggagaaattaacaaattctAACACTTTTGAACAGGGTTCTAAACAAGTAAATTCACTTGTAGGATCTGAATTCTGGTCCGACTACtataaatcattaaaaaacGCTTTCAATCAACAGAAACAACAA TTGGGTCACTTAATATCAGAGGGTTGTTACAATCTTGACACTCAAACCCTTTGTACAAAGTGTAAATATAATCACATTAAACAGTGCATTGATATTACAAATTCTAAATCTACAAAGCCAAACTTGGATAATTGTTTGGATATTACAATTACACATAAGAAAACAAATAAAGTTATAGATTCATTTAGTGTTAATTTGACCCCTGAAACTGATAACAAGGGTATTACCAAGTTTGtaaataacattaaaatatcagTTAAATCAAACCTTGGCGGCACAATGGATACTTATGATCTAACAAATACTGACAACACAACAGTAAATATGGTTGACAATCCTGAAATCAATTCTACCAATAAAACCACAGAGTTTAATCTGAATGATTATTATATGGATCAACCTGATAATGAAACTTCCAGTGAAGACGTTAACAGTGAACCGGACATGAATTCTGAAGTTAGTGATTTGTTGGAATCGGGTATAAAGTTGCATGCATTTAAGATAAATAATAGAGGTGTGAATTTGCCTTTATTTTTGAATATTGGAAACCCTGATAGTGTATATTCTGGTCAAGGTTTTGTTAGTTCAGATAGTATTGGTTTGTTTAAAATCGCTGTAGTTGAGGCCGTTGAGCCGAAGAAAACACTACTGGACAAGGTTCGTAATGCGATACCATTTGAACTTAATAACTCAAATTGCCCCTGTAAATGCACAAATCAAAACTCCTGTAAACCTTTTACCACTTCAACTATTCTTCAGAATTATAGAAGTGATGGTGTTAGTAATGATGGTGTTGGTGtatttaatagtttaataaaaagtataatgaaatttacAGGAATTCCATTATTGAACACGAATAACACTAATGTGTCGGAAATTGTGAATGAAAATGTGTGTTTGTTTCACAGAAATTTGATTACTGAAGTGGATAGGAAGAGATTTGGTAAAGATGTTTATTGTAGGATGAAATACTTTGGAAGTGTAAGTAGTGATAAGCCTGTGAGAGTTTTGGACCATACATTAACCATTGGTTCAAGGgtttcttcattttttaacGGCTTGTATCAACAGCTTCTATGTGTTTCAGGTGAAGACCCACCTGAAGATTGTGAACACTTGAAACACAAgtacacatttattattcgTAGTCTCAAGGGAAAACGCTATGGAAGGAACTttactatattaaataCCACCAGCGGTGAACATTTATGTCTCGATTTACTCACTCATGAGCTCAGATTCGCACGCGAAAACCACTTCTCAAAACTCTTTGTGCCCGCTATTTTTAAGATTTTGCCACTCAAAACTGTTGTCTCTGGTGTTATTACTGATGCATTTAACTGCTATTATACTTATTACAGAGTCGTATCATCAGCAGGTAAACGATTTAAACTTGCTAACAAGGTGTTTAACTTGGACCATGAAGATAATGAAGATCAATCGGAGGTTAAAAGAGAATTGTTGTGCCCAAATAACTTATCCACAACTGAtcaattcattaatatttcaacttaa
- a CDS encoding Tpr-related protein family member, putative (Tap349h10.p1c.C.cand.70 - score = 30.38;~SMART 9 transmembrane domains at aa 20-42, 239-261, 271-293, 334-356, 376-398, 411-433, 478-500, 521-543 and 553-575;~9 probable transmembrane helices predicted for TA08285 by TMHMM2.0 at aa 20-42, 239-261, 271-293, 334-356, 376-398, 411-433, 478-500, 521-543 and 553-575): MSSSGDTNPTTNYQADDGDGPLQIVAYMFAGLAMMLNIRLSYSAAPFALLRFKLPENLFSVFVRTTSSALELWCIPSMLIGNIMEQVYNKTQDTAIEIHAANLKAAAGATDTDGLRQKAGTLSQQAQTLYNELGSGTEAERNAQGKVTKLKQAASNSSPNDKGLKELLGELSGESTDVVSKAKLVITKFNTVAENYKEVAKDTTANSKSPAFGNVKSAFTELKKEYSEAIYKYKFYFLTIPSMITNWLNFLTFVILLIVFVTGGDNGHVTGYYVIMAISGFVFGINMVLVYAVDYRYLPFYMAGENSFPMVTSLILYFATSIFGNRRKYNSDYLVVVIDVSIAILIAFVASVLWTWAFYNYRAPKYGGLEPKWPELVSPVAMVIVGMGLVYSIYPGIAPGMIVPFYLIDKIEMILLVATAFPPVIIAILRLKAPDWSPQTDFLLHSFKFSFGGWTHYNANKPKADHEGEFDPGDDVYGWIWHFFDILIPLQISLAIIFIYSLHYRDSSISRSIVNQPKMSTFLTIIFYMCHEILLALGFPGMVGNGGAGGAVLLPVQYVGALLMVFLAFYSIGYITEYKKHDPSQWPTDGMTTWNALCYWLKMASKIQI; the protein is encoded by the coding sequence ATGTCTTCTTCTGGTGATACGAATCCTACTACGAATTATCAGGCAGATGATGGAGACGGACCTCTACAGATTGTGGCTTATATGTTTGCTGGTCTGGCTATGATGCTTAATATTAGGCTTTCGTACAGTGCTGCTCCATTTGCTTTGTTGAGGTTCAAGTTACctgaaaatttattcaGTGTCTTCGTTAGGACTACTTCAAGTGCACTGGAACTCTGGTGTATTCCAAGCATGCTCATTGGTAACATAATGGAACAAGTATATAACAAGACTCAAGATACTGCGATAGAAATTCATGCCGCCAACCTTAAAGCAGCAGCTGGTGCAACTGATACCGATGGTCTCCGACAAAAGGCCGGTACACTATCTCAACAAGCCCAAACACTATACAATGAACTAGGTAGTGGTACTGAAGCTGAAAGAAATGCTCAAGGAAAAGTCACTAAACTCAAGCAAGCCGCTAGTAATTCTAGTCCTAATGATAAGGGTCTTAAAGAGTTACTCGGAGAACTTAGTGGAGAATCAACTGATGTAGTTTCTAAGGCCAAATTGGTAATCACTAAGTTCAATACCGTCGCTGAAAATTACAAAGAAGTGGCAAAAGATACAACCGCGAATAGCAAATCACCTGCATTTGGCAATGTTAAATCTGCATTCACTGAACTTAAGAAGGAGTATTCTGAGGCTATATACAAATACAAGTTTTATTTCCTAACTATTCCTTCCATGATTACCAATTGGTTGAACTTCCTGACATTTGTAATTCTCCTAATAGTTTTTGTCACTGGCGGTGATAACGGTCATGTAACCGGTTATTATGTGATTATGGCCATATCCGGATTTGTGTTTGGAATTAATATGGTCCTTGTCTATGCTGTAGATTATAGATATCTTCCATTCTATATGGCTGGTGAAAATTCATTTCCAATGGTCACCTCACTAATACTCTACTTCGCTACATCCATCTTTGGTAATAGGAGGAAATACAATTCCGACTACCTTGTTGTCGTAATTGACGTATCCATAGCAATACTTATCGCATTTGTAGCTTCAGTACTATGGACCTGGGCGTTCTACAACTATAGGGCTCCAAAGTATGGTGGCCTAGAACCAAAATGGCCTGAACTAGTTTCTCCAGTTGCTATGGTCATTGTTGGTATGGGCCTTGTTTATTCCATATATCCTGGTATCGCACCTGGTATGATTGTACCATTCTATCTTattgataagattgaaATGATTCTTCTGGTGGCTACAGCATTTCCACCAGTAATCATTGCTATCCTAAGATTAAAGGCACCAGACTGGTCACCTCAAACCGATTTCCTCCTAcattcatttaaatttagttttGGTGGATGGACACACTACAACGCAAACAAACCCAAAGCAGACCACGAAGGCGAATTCGATCCGGGTGATGATGTTTATGGTTGGATCTGGCACTTCTTTGATATTCTTATTCCACTCCAGATTTCCCTAGCtatcatatttatatactcaCTTCATTATAGAGACTCATCCATATCCCGATCTATTGTTAATCAACCCAAGATGTCCACATTTctaacaataatattttatatgtgtcaTGAGATTCTATTAGCTTTAGGGTTTCCTGGTATGGTAGGAAATGGTGGAGCTGGAGGTGCAGTATTGCTTCCTGTTCAATATGTTGGGGCACTACTTATGGTGTTCTTAGCTTTCTATAGCATAGGTTATATAACAGAATATAAGAAACACGACCCTTCCCAGTGGCCAACCGATGGCATGACAACCTGGAATGCCCTGTGTTACTGGTTAAAGATGGCGAGcaaaatacaaatataa